One region of Carassius carassius chromosome 41, fCarCar2.1, whole genome shotgun sequence genomic DNA includes:
- the LOC132123169 gene encoding nuclear apoptosis-inducing factor 1-like isoform X2: METQSEKKRAANFTEAELEVLMHAYEEFKPIILKRSNTAASAKARELAWQKITDRVNACNPSGATRTLSQVKMKHKNILQKANRKKTEARLTGGGPPPPPLTPSEELALSLNKGRPVVAGIPGGSSSHILCTTSDGEKRVTYTDGRIVLLDSPERTQSVTVDEDDDDDEETTSAVTEVDNAGRSTEYIPRDLPTDEGPSASAHNLSREMKK, translated from the exons ATGGAAACTCAAAGCGAAAAAAAGAGAGCGGCGAATTTCACAGAGGCGGAGTTGGAAGTTTTAATGCATGCTTATGAGGAGTTTAAgccaataatattaaaaagaagcAATACAGCTGCATCGGCTAAAGCAAGAGAGCTGGCTTGGCAAAAAATAACGGACAGAGTAAATGC gtgTAATCCTTCTGGAGCCACAAGAACTTTAagccaagtcaaaatgaaacacaaaaacattctgcaaaaag CTAACAGAAAAAAGACTGAAGCCCGTCTAACTGGCGGGGGGCCACCACCACCTCCCCTCACCCCATCTGAGGAGCTGGCTCTGTCCCTTAATAAAGGGCGACCAGTGGTTGCTGGCATTCCAGGGGGCAGTTCATCACACATACTATGCACCACAAGTGATGGTGAAAAAAGGGTGACAT ATACTGATGGACGGATTGTATTATTGGACTCTCCAGAAAGAACACAGTCTGTCACAGTT gatgaagatgatgatgacgatgaagagaccacatctgctgtgacagAAGTGGACAATGCTGGTAGATCCACTGAG TACATACCTAGGGATTTGCCCACTGATGAGGGTCCTTCAGCCTCAGCACACAATCTAAGCAGG gaaatgaagaaataa
- the LOC132123169 gene encoding nuclear apoptosis-inducing factor 1-like isoform X1, which yields METQSEKKRAANFTEAELEVLMHAYEEFKPIILKRSNTAASAKARELAWQKITDRVNACNPSGATRTLSQVKMKHKNILQKANRKKTEARLTGGGPPPPPLTPSEELALSLNKGRPVVAGIPGGSSSHILCTTSDGEKRVTYTDGRIVLLDSPERTQSVTVDEDDDDDEETTSAVTEVDNAGRSTEYIPRDLPTDEGPSASAHNLSRLPAKELYKVHLQKQIRKSDMEMDLIQLQMEEKRLLIKKAALEIELLENRLKEMKK from the exons ATGGAAACTCAAAGCGAAAAAAAGAGAGCGGCGAATTTCACAGAGGCGGAGTTGGAAGTTTTAATGCATGCTTATGAGGAGTTTAAgccaataatattaaaaagaagcAATACAGCTGCATCGGCTAAAGCAAGAGAGCTGGCTTGGCAAAAAATAACGGACAGAGTAAATGC gtgTAATCCTTCTGGAGCCACAAGAACTTTAagccaagtcaaaatgaaacacaaaaacattctgcaaaaag CTAACAGAAAAAAGACTGAAGCCCGTCTAACTGGCGGGGGGCCACCACCACCTCCCCTCACCCCATCTGAGGAGCTGGCTCTGTCCCTTAATAAAGGGCGACCAGTGGTTGCTGGCATTCCAGGGGGCAGTTCATCACACATACTATGCACCACAAGTGATGGTGAAAAAAGGGTGACAT ATACTGATGGACGGATTGTATTATTGGACTCTCCAGAAAGAACACAGTCTGTCACAGTT gatgaagatgatgatgacgatgaagagaccacatctgctgtgacagAAGTGGACAATGCTGGTAGATCCACTGAG TACATACCTAGGGATTTGCCCACTGATGAGGGTCCTTCAGCCTCAGCACACAATCTAAGCAGG ttgccagcaaaggagctgtataaggtccatcttcaaaaacaaataagaaaaagtgacatggagatggaccttatacagcttcaaATGGAAGAGAAAAGGCTCCTCATTAAAAAAGCAGCACTTGAAATAGAATTACTTGAGAATCGCCTTAAG gaaatgaagaaataa